From Insulibacter thermoxylanivorax:
GCCCGCCTTGCTCGCCATCTCCGCACTCGAGCAGGTGAGTCCCGCCGCCCCCATGTCCTGGATGCCGATGACGATCCCGGATTCGATCAGTTCCAGACAAGCTTCCATCACGAGCTTCTCCATGAAGGGATCGCCGACTTGTACGGATGGCGGCTCGACCTTCGCATCCTCCGTCAGTTCCTCCGATGCGAAGGTCGCCCCATGGATGCCGTCGCGGCCCGTTGGCGGACCAACATAGAAGACCGGGTTGCCGACGCCTTGCGCCACGCCCCGCTGGATCTTGTCGTGCTCCACAAGCCCGACGCACATCGCATTGACCAGCGGATTGCCCTCATAGCTCTCATCGAACATCACTTCGCCGCCGACGGTCGGAACGCCGATGGTGTTGCCGTAGCCTGCGATGCCCGCTGTCACATTCTCGAAGAGATATTTCACCCGTTCATTGTCCAATCTGCCGAAGCGCAGTGAGTTCAGCATCGCGATCGGCCGCGCGCCCATCGAGAAGATATCGCGGATGATGCCGCCGACGCCCGTAGCCGCTCCTTGATAAGGCTCTACTGCCGAAGGGTGGTTATGGCTCTCCAGCTTGAAACAGATCGCCAGGTTGTCGCCGATATCCACGATGCCCGCGCCCTCCCCGGGACCGATGAGCACCCGCGGTCCCTTCGTCGGGAAACGGCGAAGCAGGGGTTTGGAGTTTTTGTACGAGCAGTGCTCTGACCACATGACGCTGAATACGCCGATCTCCGTGTAGTTGGGCTTGCGGCCGAGGAATTTGCAGACGAGCGCATATTCCTCATCGGTGACGCCCATCTGTCTGTACAGCTTCTGTTCCGCGATCTGTTCAACGGTTGGCTCTTTACCCGATCCTTGTTGTGCCATGATTCTCCCTCCAAGCTTTTAATACGGACGTGAATACCCTCTTGCCGTCTCCCGATCCTAGCAGCTGATCGATCGCCCGCTCCGGATGCGGCATCATGCCGAGCACATTGCCCTGTTCATTGCAGATGCCCGCGATCTCATCCAAGGAACCGTTCGGGTTCTCACCCGCATAGCGAAACACGATCTGTCCCTTCTCCTTGAGCTTCGCCAAGACTGCATCATCACAATAGTAATTGCCAAAACGATGCGCGATCGGAAGCTGAATCACTTCGCCGGCTTCATACTCGCTGGTATATGACGTGCGATTGTTCTCCACGCGCAGGCTGACCAGCTGACAGCGGAACTTCAGGGATTCGTTGGGAAGCATCACGCCCGGCAGCAAGCCGCTCTCCAGCAGGATCTGAAACCCGTTGCCGATCCCGAGCACATAACGGCCTGCTTCCGCCGCCTTCCGCACCTCTTCCATCACCCGCATCCGGCTTGCAATCGCTCCCGGACGCAGGGCATCCCCGTACGAAGCCCCGCCTGGAAGGATGATCGTATCGTACTTGGACAGATCCTCCGCCGTATAAGGGACATATGCTGCCTGCTGTTGAAGCACTTCTTCGACAGCCTTGTAACTCTCGATATCACCAGTGGAGCCTGGAAATACTAGAACTGCAACCTTCATGAGGCACACGACCTTCCCTTCATAGGTTCATTCACATTTCCCTCGATGTCGATTCAAACAACCTTTAGAACAACCTTTAGATCACCCTTAGATCCTGGCCCAATTACTCTTCCGTAAGCTCGAAGCGGTAATCTTCCACCACGGTATTGACCAGCAGTTGTTCACACATCGCCTTGACCCGCTCCTCTGCTTCTGCGCGGTTATTCGTATCCAACTTGAGCTCGATATACTTGCCGATGCGCACCGAGCTGACCTCTTCGTAACCGAGGGCCTTGAGCGCCTCTTGCGATGCTTTGCCTTGCGGGTCCAGAACATTCTGCTTCATCGTCACATATACGGCTGCTTTCAACATAGACAGGTGCCTCCTTAATTCATTCAAAGGATAAAAAAGCTCGAAAATTAGTTAAGTTCATTAATTTTCTTCCTTCCGCTTCGACAACCCGCAGCCGGTCAGCTCCAGATTGTCGATCGTTCGATCCAAACGAGCGCGCGTTCCACATCCGGCGTTAACAAATTCACATGCCCCATCTTGCGCTTCGGCTTCGCCTCCGCTTTGCCGTAGAGATGAACTTTCGCCGTGATCCCGTACTCCCGTTCCAATTCCGCTTCTCCACCGGCGGCGAGCCATGCCATCAGGGGCTCCAAATGCTCACCGAGCACATTCACCATCACGACCGGTGTCAGAAGCTCCGTGGAAGTCAGCGGGAGATTGCAGATCGCACGGATGTGCTGTTCAAACTGCGAAGTGCGGCAAGCCTCCATCGTATAATGCCCGGAGTTATGCGGACGCGGCGCCAACTCATTCACATACAGCTTGCCGTCCGCGGTGAGGAACATTTCGACAGCGATCAGTCCGACCACGTTCAGGGCTTCGGCGATCCGCACAGCCATGCGCTGTGCCTCCTCGACAATTTCCCGGGAAATACGAGCGGGCACGATCGACACATGCAGGATATTCTCGCGATGAATATTCTCCGCCGGCGGGAAAACGGCGATCTCCCCCCCCGGCACTGCGTGCAGCGATCACCGAGATCTCCTTGGTGAAAGGAATGAACTTCTCCAGAACGAGCTCCGTCCCTTCCGCTGCAAGTTCGGCATAAGCTTCGGCAAGCTCCGACGGATCGCGAAGAACTCTTTGTCCTTTGCCGTCGTATCCTCCTGTCGCTGTCTTCAGTACGCAGGGCCATCCCAGCCGCTCCGCCTCCCGCTCCAGCTTTTCAACGCTGTGAATCGGTGAATAGGGAGTGACGGCGATGCCCGCCGCTTCCACCGCCCGTTTCTCCCGCAGGCGATGCTGCGTCGTATAGAGCAGCTCACTGCCTTGGGGAACATAGGATTCCTTCATCAGCATGGCGGTGACATCGGCATCGACGTTCTCAAATTCATAGGTGATGACGTCGGAGAGTTCCGCCAGCTTACGCGCCGCCTCCATGTCGTCATAGGGCGCCGTAATCTGCTGATCAGCGGCCTGCCCGCAAGGGGCGTTCGGCGTCGGGTCCAGGGTGACGAACCGATAGCCCATGTTCCGCCCGGCCAGGGCCATCATCCGGCCTAACTGCCCGCCGCCCAGCACGCCGATCGCCGCCCCGGGCAGGATGCGCGGTGCATTGCTTTCCAGTGTCCTTATCTCCCTCTCTCTATTCGTTCCGATCCGCTTCACGGCCCCTCCACTCCTAAGGAGTCGCTGGAATCGAGCACCTTCTGCTTCATAGCTTCGCGCCAAGCGATCAACCGGCTTTGCACTTCCTTATCCGTGCTGCCGATGATGCTCGCTGCCATCAGCGCGGCATTGATCGCTCCGGCCTTGCCGATCGCCATCGTCGCTACGGGGACGCCGCCGGGCATCTGCACGATCGACAGCAGCGAATCCAGTCCGTTCAAGTTGGACGACTTCACAGGCACGCCGATGACCGGCAGCACCGTCTTCGAAGCCACCATGCCGGGCAGATGAGCCGCTCCGCCGGCGCCGGCGATGATCACTTGCAGACCGCGTTCCACAGCCGTTGCCGCATATTCAAACATCAGATCCGGCGTTCGGTGAGCGGAGACGACCTTCTTCTCATATGGGATGGCCAGCTGGTCCAACAGTTCACAAGCATGCTTCATCGTTTCCCAATCGGAAGTACTGCCCATGATAACTCCGACTTTAGCAGACATTGCTTCAACCTTCCTTCATCTCGATATCATGATGCGAAAAGCTGCTGGATAAAGCCTCCGTCATACCGCGTAACATATGTCACATCAACATGACGTCGTTAGCCTTTTGACCTCAACATGGATAGTTTATCAAGAGATAACCGAGAGTGTCAATGGTAAACACGAACATTATTTTGAGTTTTTATAAATATAGTTCGCCTTTTCTACAAACGTCTATTCTTCTTACAAGATAATAAAAAGCTGCTTGAAAACGAACGTTCAAGCAGCCAGTCATGTTGGTATTCGATTCGATTAAGCCTTACCCCAGATGAAGTAAGCGATAAATACGAAGAACATCACATACATAATCCAGTGCACCTTCTTGCCGTCGCCCTTTACCAGTTTCAGCACTGGATACAGCACGAAGCCAAGGGCGATCCCCTTCGAGATGCTGTAAGTAAGCAGCATCCCTACGGCTGTAACGAATGCCGGCACCGCTTCATCGAACTGATCCCATTCGATCAGTCTCAGGTTGGATGCCATCAGCACGCCGACCATCACCAGAGCTGCAGCCGTCACACTGCTGTTAATGATGGACAAGAGCGGCGAGAAGAACAGCGCCAGGAAGAAGAAGCCCGCCGT
This genomic window contains:
- the purQ gene encoding phosphoribosylformylglycinamidine synthase subunit PurQ, with the translated sequence MKVAVLVFPGSTGDIESYKAVEEVLQQQAAYVPYTAEDLSKYDTIILPGGASYGDALRPGAIASRMRVMEEVRKAAEAGRYVLGIGNGFQILLESGLLPGVMLPNESLKFRCQLVSLRVENNRTSYTSEYEAGEVIQLPIAHRFGNYYCDDAVLAKLKEKGQIVFRYAGENPNGSLDEIAGICNEQGNVLGMMPHPERAIDQLLGSGDGKRVFTSVLKAWRENHGTTRIG
- the purS gene encoding phosphoribosylformylglycinamidine synthase subunit PurS — protein: MLKAAVYVTMKQNVLDPQGKASQEALKALGYEEVSSVRIGKYIELKLDTNNRAEAEERVKAMCEQLLVNTVVEDYRFELTEE
- the purE gene encoding 5-(carboxyamino)imidazole ribonucleotide mutase; the encoded protein is MSAKVGVIMGSTSDWETMKHACELLDQLAIPYEKKVVSAHRTPDLMFEYAATAVERGLQVIIAGAGGAAHLPGMVASKTVLPVIGVPVKSSNLNGLDSLLSIVQMPGGVPVATMAIGKAGAINAALMAASIIGSTDKEVQSRLIAWREAMKQKVLDSSDSLGVEGP